One region of Oculatellaceae cyanobacterium genomic DNA includes:
- a CDS encoding DUF3891 family protein has translation MIVNQHDQGWEVIYHRAHALLAAQIAGHWHKQDRPERIIETVAAISHHDDLEKEWEGDHLTKAGAPMDFTIGGETSVPKLRGLTTNSRYRGRWVAMLISMHMSFLNEGKRGESKELDEFLDEQLENQKKWRRELGLSKEETEKAYAFFQWCDRFSLILCSQELPAGERQLEISKGPDGKRYDVMENADGHVVVTPWPFAEDKFNVKIEASYLSQVKFESNEELTEALQNAPIKELEWTLIKA, from the coding sequence GTGATTGTTAACCAACACGATCAAGGTTGGGAAGTAATTTACCACCGCGCCCATGCTTTACTAGCTGCTCAAATTGCCGGACATTGGCATAAACAAGACCGTCCAGAAAGAATAATAGAAACCGTAGCAGCAATTTCCCACCATGATGATTTAGAAAAGGAATGGGAAGGCGATCACTTAACAAAAGCTGGCGCACCAATGGACTTTACAATTGGTGGTGAAACTTCAGTGCCAAAGTTAAGAGGACTGACAACAAATTCACGCTATCGAGGGCGATGGGTAGCGATGTTAATTTCTATGCACATGAGTTTCTTAAATGAAGGCAAACGTGGGGAATCAAAGGAATTAGATGAATTTTTAGATGAACAATTAGAAAATCAAAAGAAATGGCGACGTGAATTAGGTCTGAGTAAGGAAGAAACTGAGAAAGCTTATGCGTTTTTTCAGTGGTGCGATCGCTTTTCCTTAATTTTATGTAGTCAGGAATTACCTGCTGGAGAACGACAGTTAGAAATTAGTAAAGGCCCAGACGGTAAACGCTATGATGTTATGGAAAATGCCGATGGTCATGTAGTTGTTACACCTTGGCCGTTTGCAGAAGATAAGTTTAATGTTAAAATTGAAGCTTCTTATCTATCTCAAGTCAAATTTGAGAGTAACGAAGAACTCACAGAAGCTTTGCAAAATGCCCCAATTAAAGAGTTGGAATGGACATTAATCAAGGCTTAA